In Kiritimatiellia bacterium, the sequence TGCGCAAGGCCTATGCCCGGACAAAAGAATTTTCCGCCCGGAAAAAAATGACCATGCGGCAGGCGGCCTACTGCCTCGCGCTTGAAAAAATCGTCCACAGCATGGTTGACCGCGGCGTGCAATAAAAGCGCGAATTGCCTAATGCAGGGATCTGGCAGGCTGGCGAAGGCGAATAAACGGCCGGCGGTCCGTTGTTGATGCAGCGACTTCTCCGCAAAACCGGCCTGCTCCGCCGTAGTAAGCCTGCTGGCTGCGCAGGCTGACATATGCCTGCCCAGCCGCAGGCCAGCCGCGCGCTGCGCGTAGCCAGGGGGTAAACGGAACGGTTTAACATGCCTTCCTTCCCGGACAAAAATTATGGGGCGATATATTTTAAGACGCATATGGCAGATGGTGCCGACCATGTTCGGCGTGATCGTCATCACGTTTATTCTTTTTAACATTGTCGGCGGCAGTCCGGCCATGATGACCCTCGGCAAAAACGTCTCGCCCGGGGCGCTGGAGGAGTTTGACGAACAGCGCGGCTTCAACAAGCCGCTGTTTTTCGGCAACTGGACGAAAACCCGCGCCTTCAGCGACAATGCTTTTACGCGAAACGCGTCTTCCTGGCGGGAACATGAATCCGTTGTCTGGGTGCCCGGAAAAAAAAACCGCGCCGGTTATGTTCTTTTTCCGCCCGACAGCAGGTTCCCGGTGCCGTTGGAATTCAATCTGAAACCGGAGACCGGATATCGCTGGGTGATCAGTTATGATCTGGCGGAGGGCGCGGCTTCTTTGCGCATGGATAATTCCGCCGGCGGGGATATGCGCCTCCGCAATACCCGGGCGCTGAACTCCGGCCCCGGCCGGCAAAAGGCGGAAATAGATTTTTCAACCGAAGAAAACACGTCCGGTCTTAAATTTTTCCTGCAGACCGGCGCGGCGCCTCTGAAAATCAGCTCGCTGCAACTCCGGCGCCGGACGAAAAACTTTTTTGATTCCCAGTTTGTTTTTTATCTCGGCCAGCTGGCGAAATTTGAGTTTGGCCGGTCAAATTATTCCAACCAGCGCGTGTCCCGGATGCTGAAGGACGGGATTCTTCCTTCGCTTTTTTTAACCGTCCCCGTTTTTGCGATCGGGCTGATTGCGGCGGTAAGCATCTCGCTGGTCTGCGCCTTTTTCCGCGATACCTGGCTTGACCGGATGTTCGTTGTGGCGGCCGTGGCGCTCATGAGCGTCAATTACCTGGTCTGGATCATCGCCGGCCAGTATTGCTTCGCCTACCGTCTCGGCTGGTTTCCGATCTGGGGTTTTGAATCCTGGCGTTATCTCTTGTTGCCGGTCCTGGTCGGCGTGATCAGCGGGCTGGGGGATAATCTCCGTTTTTACCGGACAATCATGCTGGACGAAATGTACCGCGATTACGTCCGCACCGCCCTGGCCAAGGGAGTCGGGCGGGGCGGGGTCCTTTTCCGGCATGTTCTTAAAAACGCCATGATTCCGATCCTGACAAACGTGATTATCGCCATCCCGTTCCTATATACCGGCAGTCTTCTCCTGGAAAGTTTTTTCGGCATCCCCGGCCTGGGCAACATGGGGATCAACGCAATAAATTATTCCGACGTGGACGTCGTGCGCGCCATTGTCTTTATCGGCGCTTTGCTT encodes:
- a CDS encoding ABC transporter permease, which gives rise to MGRYILRRIWQMVPTMFGVIVITFILFNIVGGSPAMMTLGKNVSPGALEEFDEQRGFNKPLFFGNWTKTRAFSDNAFTRNASSWREHESVVWVPGKKNRAGYVLFPPDSRFPVPLEFNLKPETGYRWVISYDLAEGAASLRMDNSAGGDMRLRNTRALNSGPGRQKAEIDFSTEENTSGLKFFLQTGAAPLKISSLQLRRRTKNFFDSQFVFYLGQLAKFEFGRSNYSNQRVSRMLKDGILPSLFLTVPVFAIGLIAAVSISLVCAFFRDTWLDRMFVVAAVALMSVNYLVWIIAGQYCFAYRLGWFPIWGFESWRYLLLPVLVGVISGLGDNLRFYRTIMLDEMYRDYVRTALAKGVGRGGVLFRHVLKNAMIPILTNVIIAIPFLYTGSLLLESFFGIPGLGNMGINAINYSDVDVVRAIVFIGALLYVAANLLTDICYALVDPRVRLDRSI